The Williamsia sp. DF01-3 genome has a window encoding:
- a CDS encoding DUF4259 domain-containing protein, producing MHIWGTGVFDNAPAVEWADQFDRTAVVRRPALIRSALASAVRADDPRAWLVALGAATTVAAALPGGPLLAVNSGPKSLSDNQFQPSAELSAAAVETLEQCMSGQTEWTRLWTRAALLDDAVAVVEAVIEELEERTALTVRVREAS from the coding sequence ATGCATATCTGGGGAACCGGTGTCTTCGACAACGCGCCTGCTGTCGAATGGGCTGATCAATTCGACCGTACGGCTGTCGTGAGACGCCCTGCGTTGATCAGGTCGGCGCTGGCATCAGCAGTACGTGCCGACGATCCCCGCGCATGGTTGGTAGCCCTCGGCGCAGCGACCACAGTGGCGGCCGCATTGCCCGGCGGTCCACTCCTCGCGGTGAACAGCGGCCCGAAATCACTGTCCGACAACCAATTTCAACCCTCCGCCGAGCTTTCTGCGGCCGCAGTGGAAACGCTGGAGCAGTGCATGTCGGGGCAGACCGAGTGGACACGTCTGTGGACACGTGCAGCGCTGCTCGACGACGCAGTCGCAGTTGTCGAAGCGGTGATCGAGGAATTGGAAGAGCGAACTGCACTGACTGTCAGAGTGCGCGAAGCTTCGTGA